The sequence GCCTTGACAGCTCAATCACTGACCTCCATCTATCTATTGAAAATTATTCTTTCTCACTTTTACCGGCTTGATCCAGAACAGCTTACCTATAGTATGGCTGAATTCTCGCCGGCTGACCATGCTCCTGAAGCAGCCCTGCTGATCGGCGATCAGGCCCTGCGGCTTTATCACCGGCAACCGCCAGGCTACCTGATCTACGATTTAGGTTCCTTATGGTATCAGTTTACCGGCCTGCCCTTTGTCTATGCCCTGTGGATTGGCAGAAACCATGGTGACGACGAACGGCAGAAAAAAATTATCCAGCTTCACCAGCAGCTGTGCCGGATCAAAAACAGTTTACCGGATCATGGCACTGATCTCCTGGCGCTTGCCAGCCGCCGGTATCCGGAGCTGCCGCACAGCGCTATCCAGGCATACTGGCACAAAGCAATCTCCTATGATTTTGGCCCGGAGGAACAACAAGGTCTGGTCCATTTCTACCAGCTGACCCACCAGCAGGGCTTCTTGCCCGCCACCCCGCCGCTGAATTTTTTTCCGAACCTTACCAACCCCTCCAGGCAATCGTTTCCTGACACAAACATCTGATTTACTTGCAATTGCCAGGGCGATTTGCTAAGTAGTGTCGATCCGGCACCGGCAATTTCTCGGCTGAAAGCGACTTTTTTCTGGTCTTTCTCCGTTTAAGGAGCAATAGAAGCACATGCCTCTCCAACACATCGATTCCCTGCTGCAGGATTTCCATCACCTTGCCACCGTCTTTTTCCAGGAGAACAACCAGACGATCAGGCAACTGATCAAGGTCATGGTCCAGGCCCTGGAAGGAGGACAGAAGCTTATCTTTTTCGGCAACGGCGGCAGTGCTGCCCAAGCCCAACATCTGGCAGCAGAATTTGTCAATCGCTTTCTCATTGACCGGCAGCCTCTGGCAGCCCTGGCCTTGACCTGTGATTCATCGGTGGTTACCTCAATCGCCAACGATTACCGTTTTGACGACATTTTTCTCCGCCAACTGCAGGCCCTTGGCCGGCCCGGCGATGTTGCCGTTGGCCTGAGCACCAGCGGCACCTCGGTAAACGTCACCCGCGCCCTGGAATATGCCGGGAAACACCAGCTGATCACCGCCGGCTTCCTCGGCAATGACGGCGGCACCTGCAAACAGGCATGTGACTACCCACTAGTGGTCAACTCGTCGGACACCCCCAGAATTCAGGAAGTTCACCTGCTTCTCGGACATCTCCTCTGTGAGGTGGTGGAACGGGAAGTCTGCACCAGAACCTGTTGATCATGACTCTCGACTGGCACAAGATATCCACCTATTCCCTGCTGGACCGTCCCAGCAAAGTCAACGCTGCTGATTTTGGCCGGCCATTGACCGGCAGGGAGACGGTTGGCGAATTCATTGCTGCCCTGCCGAACATCCTGGGTGGTCAGGAGTTGAGGGAAATCATCAATACCGCCTGCCATGCCGTCGATTCCCGGCGGTTAATGCTGCTGGCCATGGGCGCCCATGTTATCAAGGTTGGGCTGGCACCGATGCTCATTCCCCTGATAGAACGACGGATTATCCAGGGGATCGCCATGAACGGCGCCGGCATCATCCACGATTTTGAAACCGCTTTTGCCGGTAAAACCTCGGAGGACGTCAGCGAGGTTCTCGGACAGGGCACCTTTGGCATGGCCGCAGAAACCGGCCAGCTGCTTAATCAGGCAATACGAGAAGGCGCTCGCAACGGCTGGGGCCTGGGGTATGCCATCGGTCGCTTCATCACCGAAGAGCAGCTCCCCTTCCTGGATAAAAGTCTTGTCGCAGCCTGCTATCGGCACCAAATTCCCCTGACGGTCCATGTCGCCCTGGGCACTGACATTATTCATATGCATCCCGACTGTGACGGTGCGGCGGTCGGCTCTACCTCCATGACAGATTTTCGCACTTTTTGTGAACTTGTGGCCAAGCTTGATCAAGGGATCTATTTTAATGTCGGCTCGGCGGTCATTCTGCCGGAAGTATTTCTGAAAGCCTTGTCTCTGGTCCGCAACCTCGGCCATCAGGTAAGTGGTTTAACCACCGTAGCAATTGATTTCATCCGCCAGTATCGGGTCCAGGAAAACGTTGTCAAACGGCCGACCCAGAATGGTGGTCGGGGCTATTATCTTACCGGCCAGCATGAAATTCTTCTCCCGCTGCTGATTGCCGGCATTCTTGCCCGGTTGGAGCAACAACAGGCAATCAGCCACCAAAGGAAGGAGTAGCAGATGAAGCTTTCCACCTTCAACCTCGGCATCATCGGTACCGGCAACATGGGACGGGCCATGATCAAGGGCCTGCTGGCCAACGATGATTGCCCGCGAATCTGCGTTTATGATATCTCGGCAGCCAGTCGCAAAGAAGTGGAACAACTGTTTTCCGGTGCCCTCTCGCTGGCCAGTAATAACAACGACCTGGCAAGCAGGAGTGACATCATTATACTGGCAGTCAAACCGCAGGTCATCAAGGAGGTGTTGGCTGAAATTGCCGGCCATCTGCAGACCAAGCAGCTGCTGATCTCCATCGTAGCCGGCGTTCCCCTGGCGGCCATCGAAGATGTTGTTGGCCGCCGGGCACCGGTTATCAGGGTGATGCCCAACACCCCGGCACTGGTCCAGCGGGGAGTTTCCGCCCTAGCCGCCGGCTCCAGCGTCAACGAAGAACAACAGCAGCTGGCTGCCGCAATTTTTTCCCGGGTGGGAAAAATCGTCAACGTCCCGGAACATCTCATGGATGCGGTTACCGCCGTTTCCGGCAGCGGCCCGGCCTATGCTTTTCTGGTCATCGAAGCGATGATCGACGCAGCCGTCAACCAGGGATTACCCCGGGATATAGCCAGGACGCTGGTCATCGAAACCTTCAGCGGCGCTTGTGCCATGTTGCAGGCCACCGGCCAGCAGCCCATGGCTTTGAAAGATATGGTTACCTCGCCGGGCGGCACCACTATTGCGGGCCTGGCTGAGCTGGAAAAGCAGGGCGTGAGAGCAGCCTTTTTTAAAGCCATCAGTGCCGCTTGCGAGCGGGCTCATGAACTGGGAAGCAAGCAGTAATCTGCCAGGCTGGCGATAGATGGTCGTGAGGGAAAAAGGACAGATAACCATGGATAAACAGACGCTGATCAGCGAGATACAGCAGTTGAAACAGAAGCGGCGCGCAGTTATTCTGGCCCATAATTATGAACCAGGTGAAATCCAGGAGATTGCCGACATCACTGGTGACTCCCTTGGACTCAGCATCCAGGCTGCCGCAACCGATGCCGAGGTTATTGTCTTCTGCGGCGTTTTGTTCATGGCCGAGAGTGCGGCCATTCTTTCTCCTGAAAAAAAGGTTTTGCTCCCCTATCGTGAGTGCGGTTGCGGGCTGGCTGACATGGCCACCGCCGAGCAGGTCATTGCCGCCCGCCGGCGACATCCCGGAGCCGCGGTGGTAACCTACGTCAACTCATCGGCCGCCGTCAAAGCCGAAAGTGATATCTGCTGCACCTCGGGCAATGCCGTCAATGTGGTCAACAGCATTCCCCGGGAGCAGGAAATCATCTTTGTCCCGGATCAAAACCTGGGTAGCTATGTGATGGCGCAGACCAAACGTTCACTGATCCTCTGGCCGGGCTATTGCCCGGTGCACCACACCATCCGGGCAACGGAGATCCTGGCAGCCAAAAAACGCCATCCTCAAGCTATCGTTATTGTTCATCCGGAATGCCGGCCGGAGGTAACCGCTCTGGCCGATGTGGTGTGC comes from Candidatus Anaeroferrophillus wilburensis and encodes:
- the nadA gene encoding quinolinate synthase NadA — translated: MDKQTLISEIQQLKQKRRAVILAHNYEPGEIQEIADITGDSLGLSIQAAATDAEVIVFCGVLFMAESAAILSPEKKVLLPYRECGCGLADMATAEQVIAARRRHPGAAVVTYVNSSAAVKAESDICCTSGNAVNVVNSIPREQEIIFVPDQNLGSYVMAQTKRSLILWPGYCPVHHTIRATEILAAKKRHPQAIVIVHPECRPEVTALADVVCSTGGMFDAVAAADAREFIIGTEAGMLHPLQKAHPDRRFHPVTSTMICHDMKKITLAHIHQSLTTMEPVITVDPAIGQKARTALERMLAVPRS
- a CDS encoding SIS domain-containing protein, translated to MPLQHIDSLLQDFHHLATVFFQENNQTIRQLIKVMVQALEGGQKLIFFGNGGSAAQAQHLAAEFVNRFLIDRQPLAALALTCDSSVVTSIANDYRFDDIFLRQLQALGRPGDVAVGLSTSGTSVNVTRALEYAGKHQLITAGFLGNDGGTCKQACDYPLVVNSSDTPRIQEVHLLLGHLLCEVVEREVCTRTC
- the proC gene encoding pyrroline-5-carboxylate reductase, with product MKLSTFNLGIIGTGNMGRAMIKGLLANDDCPRICVYDISAASRKEVEQLFSGALSLASNNNDLASRSDIIILAVKPQVIKEVLAEIAGHLQTKQLLISIVAGVPLAAIEDVVGRRAPVIRVMPNTPALVQRGVSALAAGSSVNEEQQQLAAAIFSRVGKIVNVPEHLMDAVTAVSGSGPAYAFLVIEAMIDAAVNQGLPRDIARTLVIETFSGACAMLQATGQQPMALKDMVTSPGGTTIAGLAELEKQGVRAAFFKAISAACERAHELGSKQ
- a CDS encoding menaquinone biosynthesis protein, whose amino-acid sequence is MSSLTLGEIEFLNCLPLFALLKDYFPAADYRYIQGNPAQLNHLLATGAIDISPSSSMEYALRPHNYFILPHIAISSKREVRSVLLVSKKPIEDLAGSTIALTAQSLTSIYLLKIILSHFYRLDPEQLTYSMAEFSPADHAPEAALLIGDQALRLYHRQPPGYLIYDLGSLWYQFTGLPFVYALWIGRNHGDDERQKKIIQLHQQLCRIKNSLPDHGTDLLALASRRYPELPHSAIQAYWHKAISYDFGPEEQQGLVHFYQLTHQQGFLPATPPLNFFPNLTNPSRQSFPDTNI